A stretch of Physeter macrocephalus isolate SW-GA chromosome 6, ASM283717v5, whole genome shotgun sequence DNA encodes these proteins:
- the STAC3 gene encoding SH3 and cysteine-rich domain-containing protein 3 isoform X1, whose protein sequence is MTEKEVLESSSFPAETRQSGLQRLKQLFRKESTGTKEMELPPEPQANGEAGAGGGPIYYIYEEEEEEEEEEPLPEPPKLVNDKPHKFKDHFFKKLKFCDVCARMIVLNNKFGLRCKNCKTNIHEHCQSYVEMQRCFGKIPPGFRRAYSSPLYSNQQYACIKDLSAANRNDPVFETLRTGVIMANKERKKGQADKKNSLAAMMEEEPESARPQEGKPQDGNPEGDKKAEKKTPDDKHKQPGFQQSHYFVALYRFKALEKDDLDFPPGEKITVIDDSNEEWWRGKIGEKVGFFPPNFIIRVRSGEHVHRVTRSFVGNREIGQITLKKDQIVVQKGDEAGGYVKVYTGRKVGLFPTDFLEEI, encoded by the exons ATGACAGAAAAGGAGGTGCTGGAGTCCTCCTCCTTCCCAGCAGAGACTCGGCAAAGTGGG CTACAGCGGCTGAAGCAATTGTTCAGGAAGGAGTCTACAGGGACAAAGGAGATGGAGCTtcccccagagccccaggccaatggggaggcaggagctgggggtgggcccATCTACTACATctatgaggaagaggaggaagaagaggaggaggagccacTCCCAGAACCTCCTAAGCTTGTTAATGATAAGCCCCACAAATTCAAAGATCATTTCTTCAAGAAGCTCAAGTTCTGTGATGTCTGTGCCCGGATGATTGTGC TCAACAACAAATTTGGGCTTCGCTGTAAGAACTGCAAAACTAACATCCACGAACACTGTCAGTCCTATGTGGAGATGCAGAGATGCTTCGGCAAGATC CCCCCTGGTTTCCGTCGGGCCTATAGCTCCCCTCTCTACAGCAACCAGCAGTACGCTTGTATCAAAGATCTCT CTGCTGCCAATCGCAATGACCCTGTGTTTGAAACCCTTCGCACTGGGGTGATCATGGCAAACAAGGAACGGAAGAAGGGACAGGCAGATAAAAAAAAT TCTCTAGCAGCCATGATGGAAGAGGAGCCAGAGTCTGCCAGACCACAGGAAGGCAAACCCCAGGATG GAAACCCTGAAGGGGATAAGAAAGCTGAAAAGAAGACACCTGATGACAAA CACAAGCAGCCTGGCTTCCAGCAGTCTCATTACTTTGTGGCTCTCTATCGATTCAAAGCCCTGGAGAAGGACGATCTGGATTTCCC gcCTGGAGAGAAGATCACAGTTATTGATGACTCCAATGAGGAGTGGTGGCGG GGGAAAATAGGGGAGAAGGTCGGATTTTTCCCTCCAAATTTCATCATTCGGGTCCGGTCTGGAGAGCACGTGCACCGCGTAACAAGATCCTTCGTGGGGAACCGCGAGATAGGGCAGATCACTCTCAAGAAGGACCAG ATTGTGGTGCAGAAAGGAGATGAAGCCGGTGGCTACGTCAAGGTCTACACCGGCCGCAAGGTGGGGCTGTTTCCCACCGACTTCCTGGAGGAGATTTAG
- the STAC3 gene encoding SH3 and cysteine-rich domain-containing protein 3 isoform X2 produces MTEKEVLESSSFPAETRQSGLQRLKQLFRKESTGTKEMELPPEPQANGEAGAGGGPIYYIYEEEEEEEEEEPLPEPPKLVNDKPHKFKDHFFKKLKFCDVCARMIVLNNKFGLRCKNCKTNIHEHCQSYVEMQRCFGKIPPGFRRAYSSPLYSNQQYACIKDLSAANRNDPVFETLRTGVIMANKERKKGQADKKNSLAAMMEEEPESARPQEGKPQDGNPEGDKKAEKKTPDDKHKQPGFQQSHYFVALYRFKALEKDDLDFPPGEKITVIDDSNEEWWRGKIGEKVGFFPPNFIIRVRSGEHVHRVTRSFVGNREIGQITLKKDQPETERDLLGWLPQVGRGRKSLKPPNLTN; encoded by the exons ATGACAGAAAAGGAGGTGCTGGAGTCCTCCTCCTTCCCAGCAGAGACTCGGCAAAGTGGG CTACAGCGGCTGAAGCAATTGTTCAGGAAGGAGTCTACAGGGACAAAGGAGATGGAGCTtcccccagagccccaggccaatggggaggcaggagctgggggtgggcccATCTACTACATctatgaggaagaggaggaagaagaggaggaggagccacTCCCAGAACCTCCTAAGCTTGTTAATGATAAGCCCCACAAATTCAAAGATCATTTCTTCAAGAAGCTCAAGTTCTGTGATGTCTGTGCCCGGATGATTGTGC TCAACAACAAATTTGGGCTTCGCTGTAAGAACTGCAAAACTAACATCCACGAACACTGTCAGTCCTATGTGGAGATGCAGAGATGCTTCGGCAAGATC CCCCCTGGTTTCCGTCGGGCCTATAGCTCCCCTCTCTACAGCAACCAGCAGTACGCTTGTATCAAAGATCTCT CTGCTGCCAATCGCAATGACCCTGTGTTTGAAACCCTTCGCACTGGGGTGATCATGGCAAACAAGGAACGGAAGAAGGGACAGGCAGATAAAAAAAAT TCTCTAGCAGCCATGATGGAAGAGGAGCCAGAGTCTGCCAGACCACAGGAAGGCAAACCCCAGGATG GAAACCCTGAAGGGGATAAGAAAGCTGAAAAGAAGACACCTGATGACAAA CACAAGCAGCCTGGCTTCCAGCAGTCTCATTACTTTGTGGCTCTCTATCGATTCAAAGCCCTGGAGAAGGACGATCTGGATTTCCC gcCTGGAGAGAAGATCACAGTTATTGATGACTCCAATGAGGAGTGGTGGCGG GGGAAAATAGGGGAGAAGGTCGGATTTTTCCCTCCAAATTTCATCATTCGGGTCCGGTCTGGAGAGCACGTGCACCGCGTAACAAGATCCTTCGTGGGGAACCGCGAGATAGGGCAGATCACTCTCAAGAAGGACCAG
- the STAC3 gene encoding SH3 and cysteine-rich domain-containing protein 3 isoform X3, with protein sequence MTEKEVLESSSFPAETRQSGLQRLKQLFRKESTGTKEMELPPEPQANGEAGAGGGPIYYIYEEEEEEEEEEPLPEPPKLVNDKPHKFKDHFFKKLKFCDVCARMIVLNNKFGLRCKNCKTNIHEHCQSYVEMQRCFGKIPPGFRRAYSSPLYSNQQYACIKDLSAANRNDPVFETLRTGVIMANKERKKGQADKKNSLAAMMEEEPESARPQEGKPQDGNPEGDKKAEKKTPDDKHKQPGFQQSHYFVALYRFKALEKDDLDFPPGEKITVIDDSNEEWWRGKIGEKVGFFPPNFIIRVRSGEHVHRVTRSFVGNREIGQITLKKDQPETERDLLGWLPQPSRELP encoded by the exons ATGACAGAAAAGGAGGTGCTGGAGTCCTCCTCCTTCCCAGCAGAGACTCGGCAAAGTGGG CTACAGCGGCTGAAGCAATTGTTCAGGAAGGAGTCTACAGGGACAAAGGAGATGGAGCTtcccccagagccccaggccaatggggaggcaggagctgggggtgggcccATCTACTACATctatgaggaagaggaggaagaagaggaggaggagccacTCCCAGAACCTCCTAAGCTTGTTAATGATAAGCCCCACAAATTCAAAGATCATTTCTTCAAGAAGCTCAAGTTCTGTGATGTCTGTGCCCGGATGATTGTGC TCAACAACAAATTTGGGCTTCGCTGTAAGAACTGCAAAACTAACATCCACGAACACTGTCAGTCCTATGTGGAGATGCAGAGATGCTTCGGCAAGATC CCCCCTGGTTTCCGTCGGGCCTATAGCTCCCCTCTCTACAGCAACCAGCAGTACGCTTGTATCAAAGATCTCT CTGCTGCCAATCGCAATGACCCTGTGTTTGAAACCCTTCGCACTGGGGTGATCATGGCAAACAAGGAACGGAAGAAGGGACAGGCAGATAAAAAAAAT TCTCTAGCAGCCATGATGGAAGAGGAGCCAGAGTCTGCCAGACCACAGGAAGGCAAACCCCAGGATG GAAACCCTGAAGGGGATAAGAAAGCTGAAAAGAAGACACCTGATGACAAA CACAAGCAGCCTGGCTTCCAGCAGTCTCATTACTTTGTGGCTCTCTATCGATTCAAAGCCCTGGAGAAGGACGATCTGGATTTCCC gcCTGGAGAGAAGATCACAGTTATTGATGACTCCAATGAGGAGTGGTGGCGG GGGAAAATAGGGGAGAAGGTCGGATTTTTCCCTCCAAATTTCATCATTCGGGTCCGGTCTGGAGAGCACGTGCACCGCGTAACAAGATCCTTCGTGGGGAACCGCGAGATAGGGCAGATCACTCTCAAGAAGGACCAG
- the STAC3 gene encoding SH3 and cysteine-rich domain-containing protein 3 isoform X4, translated as MTEKEVLESSSFPAETRQSGLQRLKQLFRKESTGTKEMELPPEPQANGEAGAGGGPIYYIYEEEEEEEEEEPLPEPPKLVNDKPHKFKDHFFKKLKFCDVCARMIVLNNKFGLRCKNCKTNIHEHCQSYVEMQRCFGKIPPGFRRAYSSPLYSNQQYACIKDLSAANRNDPVFETLRTGVIMANKERKKGQADKKNSLAAMMEEEPESARPQEGKPQDGNPEGDKKAEKKTPDDKHKQPGFQQSHYFVALYRFKALEKDDLDFPPGEKITVIDDSNEEWWRGKIGEKVGFFPPNFIIRVRSGEHVHRVTRSFVGNREIGQITLKKDQPETERDLLGWLPQAGLG; from the exons ATGACAGAAAAGGAGGTGCTGGAGTCCTCCTCCTTCCCAGCAGAGACTCGGCAAAGTGGG CTACAGCGGCTGAAGCAATTGTTCAGGAAGGAGTCTACAGGGACAAAGGAGATGGAGCTtcccccagagccccaggccaatggggaggcaggagctgggggtgggcccATCTACTACATctatgaggaagaggaggaagaagaggaggaggagccacTCCCAGAACCTCCTAAGCTTGTTAATGATAAGCCCCACAAATTCAAAGATCATTTCTTCAAGAAGCTCAAGTTCTGTGATGTCTGTGCCCGGATGATTGTGC TCAACAACAAATTTGGGCTTCGCTGTAAGAACTGCAAAACTAACATCCACGAACACTGTCAGTCCTATGTGGAGATGCAGAGATGCTTCGGCAAGATC CCCCCTGGTTTCCGTCGGGCCTATAGCTCCCCTCTCTACAGCAACCAGCAGTACGCTTGTATCAAAGATCTCT CTGCTGCCAATCGCAATGACCCTGTGTTTGAAACCCTTCGCACTGGGGTGATCATGGCAAACAAGGAACGGAAGAAGGGACAGGCAGATAAAAAAAAT TCTCTAGCAGCCATGATGGAAGAGGAGCCAGAGTCTGCCAGACCACAGGAAGGCAAACCCCAGGATG GAAACCCTGAAGGGGATAAGAAAGCTGAAAAGAAGACACCTGATGACAAA CACAAGCAGCCTGGCTTCCAGCAGTCTCATTACTTTGTGGCTCTCTATCGATTCAAAGCCCTGGAGAAGGACGATCTGGATTTCCC gcCTGGAGAGAAGATCACAGTTATTGATGACTCCAATGAGGAGTGGTGGCGG GGGAAAATAGGGGAGAAGGTCGGATTTTTCCCTCCAAATTTCATCATTCGGGTCCGGTCTGGAGAGCACGTGCACCGCGTAACAAGATCCTTCGTGGGGAACCGCGAGATAGGGCAGATCACTCTCAAGAAGGACCAG